A segment of the Panacibacter ginsenosidivorans genome:
AGCGGCCTTTTTTATTTATGTACCCGGCTGATGTAATATTATTAAACATCGTTGCGTCGTACTCTTCAGCGACTTTTACATTATTCTGCTTTTGCAATCCTAATTTATCCTCATTACTCAACCTTTTATAAACATCTTTGTTTAAGCATCCCAAACGAAGAAAATAATGACGGTAAATATCATGTGGTTCAGGAGAGATCTGAGATTACACGACAATGCAGCGTTATACCATGCATTAAAAAGTGAACATCCTGTTATACCTGTTTTTATTTTTGATAAAAACATCTTAGATGATCTTGAAGAAAAGAAAGACAGGCGTGTAGAATTCATTCGTGAAGCATTACTGGAAATGCAGGAAATTTTAAAGAAGCATAATAGCAGTCTTGAAGTTTATTATGATACGCCACTTGATGTTTATAAAAAACTGGTAAAAAAATATACCATTAAAACTGTTTTTGCCAATGAAGATTACGAGCAATATGCCATGGACCGTGATGATGCAATCAATAAATTACTAAACCAACACAACGCTGAATTAAAGACGTACAAAGACCATGTTATACTTGCCAAAGAAGAAGTATTAAAAGATGATGGCAAACCCTATACAGTGTTTACACCTTACAGCAAAAAATGGAAAGCTATACTCACGGGCTTTCATCTAAAACCTTACCCAACAGAAAAATACTCTAAGAATTTCTTTAACAGCGAGCCACACAAAATACCATCTTTAGAAAGTATGGGTTTTATAAAAGTGGGTGAACCATTTCCACCGGCAGCAGTGCGTGCCGAAATAATAAAACATTATAAAGAACAAAGAAATTATCCCGGCATACACGGCACTACCAAACTGGGCGTGCATTTAAGATTTGGTACCATTAGCATTCGTGAACTTGCTGGTAAAGTAAAAAAAATCAGTGAGACTTATTTGAATGAACTTATCTGGCGTGATTTTTACCATATGATACTTTGGCACTTTCCACATGTGCGAAAAGAGAAAGCATTCAAACCGGAATATGATCATATACATTGGCGCAATAATGAAAAAGAATTCAACGC
Coding sequences within it:
- a CDS encoding cryptochrome/photolyase family protein, with translation MTVNIMWFRRDLRLHDNAALYHALKSEHPVIPVFIFDKNILDDLEEKKDRRVEFIREALLEMQEILKKHNSSLEVYYDTPLDVYKKLVKKYTIKTVFANEDYEQYAMDRDDAINKLLNQHNAELKTYKDHVILAKEEVLKDDGKPYTVFTPYSKKWKAILTGFHLKPYPTEKYSKNFFNSEPHKIPSLESMGFIKVGEPFPPAAVRAEIIKHYKEQRNYPGIHGTTKLGVHLRFGTISIRELAGKVKKISETYLNELIWRDFYHMILWHFPHVRKEKAFKPEYDHIHWRNNEKEFNAWCNGQTGYPIVDAGMRELNATGYMHNRVRMIVASFLTKHLLIDWRWGEAYFAKKLLDYDYAANNGGWQWAAGSGCDAAPYFRVFNPTLQTQKFDADLKYIRKWVPEFEGFDYVKPIVDQDMARKRAIEVYSNAVKKS